The Aquipuribacter hungaricus genome includes the window GGTGCTCTGTCTCGGCGACCTCGGTCACCCGCACCCCGTCGGCGACCAGCTGGAACCACCGCAGCGCGTCCGTGTCCACACCCATGACGCTACGGCATGGGTCGGTGCGCCAAGAGTCATTGGACGCATCGGTCGGACGAGCGGACACTCGGAGACATGATGAACCCGGAGACCACCGCCCTGTCCTCCCTCGCCGACGGCTTCGCCGGCGTCCGCACCGAGCTGGCCGCCCGCCGGGCCCGCCGCGCCGCCGCCCGCCGCCTGGAGGCGGAGCTCGCCGCCTACTCCACCCCGGCCGACCAGGCCGAGCTCGACGCAATCATCGCCCGCGCCCCCGGCCAGGCCGGCGCCGACCTCGACCGCATCGTCACCCGCCTCCGCGCCGCCTGAGCGGACCGCGCCACCCGCACCACCCGCACGACCGGCACCACCAGCACGGCACGCACGACCGCACGACCCGGGCCCCGCGAGGGGCCCGGCGGGGCCTACCCGGCCAGCTCCTGCCGGAGCACCCGTCGAAGGATCTTGCCCGAGGCCGACTTGGGGATGGCGTCCACGACGAGCAGCCGGTGCAGGTGCTTGTACGTCGCCGTCCGCTCCGCCACCCACGCGCGGACGGCGTCCGCGTCGCTCCCGGCCCCGGCCCGCAGGACGACGTGGCCGACGGGGAGCTCCCCCGCCTGCTCGTCCTGCACCCCCACCACGGCCGCGTCGGTGACGTCGGGGTGGGTGAGCAGGAGGGCCTCCAGCTCGGCCGGCGCCACCTGGAACCCCTTGACCTTGATGAGCTCCTTGAGCCGGTCGACGACGTACAGGTAGCCGTCGGCGTCCACGTGGCCGATGTCGCCGGTCCGCAGCCAGCCGTCCGGGTCCAGCGTCGCGGCGGTCGCCTCGTCGTTGCCCAGGTACCCCTTCATCACCTGCGGCCCGCGCACCCATAGCTCGCCGTCGGCGTCCACGCCGAGGTCCTCCCCGGTCGCGGGGTCGACGACGCGGTGCTCGGTCCCGGCCACCGCCACGCCCACCGAGCCCGCGCGGTAGCCGCCCGGGCGGGTGAAGTGGCTCACCGGTGACATCTCCGTCATGCCGTAGCCCTGCACGACCTCCACGCCGAGACGGGCGGAGGCCTCCGCGGCCAGCTCGGCGGACAGCGGCGCCGCACCCGAGACCACCTGCACGAGCGAGGACAGGTCGACGCCCTCGACGGCCGGGTGCTTGGCCAGCGCGACGACGATGGGCGGGGCGACGAAGGACCGGGTGACCCGGTACCGCTCGTGCGCCTGGAGGAACGCC containing:
- a CDS encoding AMP-binding protein, coding for MTLPTPVPPLDVPDDLLTPYVLGRAAALGDRPALVDAASGRALTYAALDAGVRALAGGLVARGHAPGDAVALMSPNLPEYAVVFHGVAMAGGVVCTVNPTYTAHEVHEQLVDSGARLLVTVPAFLTTATEAAAGTAVEQVVVLGEVPEGSDAVPLQQLLGDRLAEQVPVGQDAVVALPYSSGTQGLPKGVMLTHRNLVANVAQTQDILGAGDGEVFMGVLPFFHIYGMNVVMNVGLVTGSTIVTMPRFDLAAFLQAHERYRVTRSFVAPPIVVALAKHPAVEGVDLSSLVQVVSGAAPLSAELAAEASARLGVEVVQGYGMTEMSPVSHFTRPGGYRAGSVGVAVAGTEHRVVDPATGEDLGVDADGELWVRGPQVMKGYLGNDEATAATLDPDGWLRTGDIGHVDADGYLYVVDRLKELIKVKGFQVAPAELEALLLTHPDVTDAAVVGVQDEQAGELPVGHVVLRAGAGSDADAVRAWVAERTATYKHLHRLLVVDAIPKSASGKILRRVLRQELAG